A portion of the Candidatus Zixiibacteriota bacterium genome contains these proteins:
- a CDS encoding NAD-dependent epimerase/dehydratase family protein — protein MTKHILVTGSSGTVGTALVQALDAKGFAVTPLDIRPSIWDAKINRRTFRCDLRKPLSKLKLKHTPDVIVHLAANARVHDSVLDPKLALDNYLMVYNLLEYARQHSVSRFIYASSREVYGETGTKVKFSESDTHVTKLKSPYSASKFGAEALVHSYHDCYDIKPVITRLSNVYGRYDVSERVIPLFMYYAQRGRELCVFGREKKLDFTYIDDCIDGLIRIIKRFDKVAGRTFNLASGRGERLLDLATMIRDQLASDSNISISSKRVGEISSFIGDISKARKLLGYNPKVSLKQGLAATAEWYVQAMKHRRIYETQRRNLARRGWA, from the coding sequence ATGACTAAGCACATCCTCGTCACCGGCTCATCAGGCACGGTCGGAACGGCCTTGGTACAGGCCCTTGACGCTAAAGGTTTCGCAGTGACACCGCTGGATATCCGGCCCTCTATCTGGGATGCTAAGATCAACCGGCGCACGTTTCGGTGTGATCTGCGCAAACCGCTGAGCAAACTCAAGCTGAAACACACGCCAGACGTGATCGTCCACTTGGCCGCCAACGCGCGGGTGCACGACTCAGTGCTGGACCCGAAACTGGCCCTTGACAACTACCTGATGGTTTACAACCTGCTCGAATATGCTCGGCAGCATAGTGTCTCGCGATTCATTTATGCATCCTCACGCGAAGTCTACGGAGAGACCGGGACAAAGGTAAAGTTTTCCGAGAGCGACACGCATGTAACCAAGCTCAAGTCTCCATACTCTGCCTCCAAATTCGGCGCCGAGGCGTTGGTTCATTCCTACCACGACTGCTACGATATCAAGCCGGTTATTACCCGCTTGTCGAATGTGTACGGACGCTATGACGTCTCCGAGCGGGTGATTCCGCTGTTCATGTACTATGCGCAACGAGGGCGTGAGCTGTGTGTGTTCGGACGCGAGAAGAAACTCGACTTTACCTATATCGATGACTGCATTGACGGATTGATCCGGATTATCAAGCGGTTCGACAAAGTAGCCGGCAGAACGTTCAACCTGGCCAGCGGACGAGGGGAGAGGCTTTTGGATTTGGCCACGATGATCCGCGACCAGTTGGCATCAGACTCGAACATTTCGATCAGCAGTAAGCGGGTGGGGGAGATTTCCTCGTTTATTGGGGACATCTCAAAGGCCAGGAAGCTACTCGGCTACAACCCCAAGGTATCATTGAAGCAAGGCCTGGCTGCTACCGCCGAATGGTATGTCCAAGCCATGAAACATCGCCGTATCTACGAGACCCAGCGCCGCAACCTGGCCCGTCGCGGCTGGGCGTAG
- a CDS encoding serine hydrolase: MGKILMSLVDNLGMTRVYFWLKFVTVVAVVLLVFTAGGGYLEPLSASGEAVVATGYRFDFDHVKKGPWLNAKAALLVNYENGEVLFARNADKVRSIASISKLVTAMVVLDRNIDMNRVETITKEDARRSSRSRLRVGSKLALHDLLDATLASSDNRAARALARAVAGNCEEFAKLMNAKVLEMGLEHTSFYEPTGLDARNVSSAHEVARILHYAYDYELIAKITSGKQHPVQFANLKYRTGRLPNTNRLLWSRYNVEAGKTGFIQAADYCVTSIVRNKQGERLTLVLLGVPGDRLRFKEAGRLLKWGFNQVQ, translated from the coding sequence GTGGGTAAAATACTGATGTCTCTTGTCGATAATCTCGGTATGACCAGAGTTTACTTTTGGCTCAAGTTTGTTACCGTCGTGGCGGTCGTCTTGTTGGTGTTTACCGCCGGCGGCGGATATCTGGAACCGCTAAGTGCTTCAGGCGAAGCTGTCGTGGCCACGGGATATCGGTTCGATTTCGATCATGTCAAAAAGGGCCCGTGGTTGAACGCCAAAGCCGCTCTTTTGGTTAACTATGAAAACGGTGAGGTCCTGTTTGCGCGCAACGCTGATAAAGTCAGGTCGATTGCCTCTATCAGCAAGCTTGTTACGGCCATGGTTGTCCTGGACAGAAATATCGACATGAACAGAGTTGAGACTATTACCAAAGAAGATGCCCGGCGATCCTCACGGTCTCGACTTCGGGTCGGGAGTAAGCTGGCGTTGCATGATTTGCTCGATGCCACCTTGGCCAGTTCGGACAACCGCGCCGCTCGTGCTCTGGCCCGAGCCGTTGCCGGCAACTGCGAGGAGTTCGCCAAATTGATGAATGCAAAAGTGCTCGAAATGGGACTTGAGCACACCAGTTTCTATGAACCAACCGGACTTGATGCCCGTAATGTTTCATCAGCGCACGAAGTTGCCAGAATCCTTCACTACGCCTACGATTATGAACTGATCGCGAAGATTACTTCGGGAAAGCAACACCCGGTGCAGTTTGCCAATCTCAAATACCGGACCGGCAGGCTGCCCAATACCAATCGGCTTTTGTGGTCGCGGTATAATGTTGAGGCCGGCAAGACCGGTTTTATCCAGGCGGCCGATTACTGCGTTACTTCGATTGTGCGCAATAAACAGGGGGAGAGGCTGACCTTGGTATTACTCGGGGTACCGGGCGACCGTCTGCGTTTCAAGGAAGCAGGTCGTTTGTTGAAGTGGGGCTTTAATCAAGTCCAATAA
- a CDS encoding nucleotide sugar dehydrogenase yields the protein MKADDSILVVGAGFVGLATAAFLATKDHQVTVVEKNPLIIESLNNGRLHFREPALAVKLKSAVTKNRLTVVPPSKERYQNTSMVIVAIDSADRKTWKMKLAAFERMAEWIGSEKRRQPAIVVLKSTNILGFSRLFRALLDKAPHGRSVQLVVNPEFLREGTAYEDTARPWRVVVGADEPKARQRMVRFYRQMYPKSMPIVTTDCESAELIKLGANLYLSHRLAFIHEMAEYANDRGLDIDAIQQGISLDPRVGGEYFEPGLGFGGSCLPKDCYLINSREAGNTFNFLTADTALEINERVLSHLVATLQNRIGKLKGKKIAILGAAFKPECDDTRGSQAVKLALMLRRRGAAVSIFDPYLKHAERIVEGNLPLSPDVDQTLSGAHALIIGTAHKKFAGLRPSKAAELVKRQCVADRFRLLNRSNWESKGFEFV from the coding sequence ATGAAAGCCGATGATTCCATTTTAGTCGTTGGCGCCGGGTTCGTAGGCCTGGCTACTGCCGCTTTTCTTGCCACCAAGGACCATCAAGTCACGGTCGTGGAGAAGAATCCGCTTATCATCGAGTCGTTAAACAACGGCCGACTCCATTTTCGAGAACCGGCCCTGGCTGTCAAACTCAAATCGGCTGTCACCAAGAACCGACTCACAGTGGTCCCACCTTCGAAAGAACGATATCAGAACACCTCAATGGTAATAGTGGCTATCGATTCGGCTGATCGCAAAACATGGAAAATGAAACTGGCCGCGTTTGAGCGGATGGCTGAATGGATCGGGAGCGAAAAACGGCGGCAGCCGGCGATTGTCGTGCTCAAGTCCACCAACATACTCGGCTTTTCCAGGCTGTTCCGAGCACTGCTGGACAAGGCACCGCACGGACGCTCGGTACAGTTGGTCGTCAATCCGGAGTTCCTGCGTGAGGGAACGGCCTATGAAGACACAGCCCGTCCCTGGCGGGTGGTGGTCGGGGCCGATGAACCCAAAGCTCGACAGCGGATGGTGCGGTTCTACCGACAAATGTATCCGAAATCGATGCCGATAGTGACTACCGATTGCGAATCGGCCGAGCTTATCAAACTCGGTGCCAACCTGTACCTGTCGCACCGACTGGCTTTCATCCATGAAATGGCGGAGTACGCCAACGACCGCGGGCTTGATATCGATGCAATCCAACAGGGGATCAGCCTCGATCCGCGCGTCGGCGGTGAATACTTTGAGCCGGGGCTTGGTTTTGGTGGTTCATGTCTGCCGAAAGATTGCTACTTGATTAACTCACGGGAAGCCGGCAACACTTTCAACTTTCTCACCGCCGACACGGCTCTGGAGATCAACGAACGAGTGCTGTCACACCTGGTGGCTACCTTGCAAAACCGAATAGGCAAACTGAAGGGTAAGAAGATAGCTATCCTCGGCGCTGCTTTCAAACCGGAATGCGATGATACCCGTGGATCGCAGGCGGTGAAACTGGCCCTGATGCTAAGGCGCAGAGGGGCGGCGGTGTCGATATTCGATCCCTACCTGAAACATGCCGAGAGAATCGTTGAGGGGAACCTGCCGCTTTCACCCGATGTGGACCAAACACTATCCGGAGCACACGCTCTGATCATCGGCACGGCACACAAGAAATTTGCCGGACTGCGACCGAGCAAAGCGGCGGAGCTTGTCAAAAGGCAGTGTGTGGCCGACCGCTTTCGCCTTCTTAATCGCAGCAACTGGGAGAGCAAAGGTTTTGAGTTTGTCTAA